One part of the Chryseobacterium mulctrae genome encodes these proteins:
- a CDS encoding DUF5686 family protein produces the protein MKKLYILLLSFGYISIFSQSKIIVKSSADNVVISNASVFCNEKLVGKTDASGILNFKTKCKKVEVFARGYFEDDVVVDKVMEVFLTKADPKTQNIQTVILEDKSDPRALEILRKINDNYKQNSPLSLDSYSFKSYEKISLDFDEDSINVYNAYVANRIDSLKSLPQQPMKAQEKKDSLESVNLMKLVGKSKMFLWERASQSLYSQKYGEKTNILDNKIAGLKEPIYELMAFRSNRNVIPKEIKEENRNLYRFFLTDSIEIDGRENYVIRFRQVDYKAAVNKRKFNGYLYVDKETYALKKIESNSKIKSEGSITSIWKPIENKWFLVKENYKIKMGSTTFDIDDTSDKKKTKEEKEADKNYRKKFGSYAFATADYFDFKTPIEENPKDFKGYTIDVKNSDGKLIDQYRTENLTDRESTTYTKIDSLSSKYKLDQKAKALTGLLKGKIRLGIVDFDLARIIGYNKYEHFRFGAGAKLNEKFNKYISPDAYFAYGIYDKDFKYGAGVDVRTTLEKNSFFRVEYFNDVMAAGRFSENLWNFRMKIMNSGVALNNGVFYGYEGFKVSYENDITNGLTLNVSAKKTQEESKFAYNFKGLGSQFEITSSTITLKYSPNSKNIMTPTGKYTYEQNLPELYLNYEQGFKTLDGDFNFSRFDALFVHNFKTKLGVTGIRAYGGIITGDAPIWKNFTMNGLGNGHGGLNFNLTSYLGFATMEGGKYYNDKFVGAYLTHRLPWYFKSFGKNVSSFDFIYRGTIGDMKNKEFHQFEFQKLDHLYTELGLEWNNFLSSQFNLGFFYRVGHYNTPKFKDNFAIQFKLKLLGF, from the coding sequence ATGAAAAAATTGTATATCCTGCTATTATCATTCGGATACATCAGCATTTTCTCACAGTCTAAAATTATTGTTAAAAGTTCTGCGGATAATGTGGTCATTTCTAATGCATCCGTATTCTGCAACGAAAAATTAGTAGGGAAAACAGATGCTTCCGGAATACTTAATTTTAAAACTAAATGTAAAAAAGTAGAAGTTTTTGCAAGAGGTTATTTCGAAGACGATGTAGTGGTAGACAAAGTGATGGAAGTTTTTTTAACAAAAGCTGATCCTAAAACGCAAAACATCCAAACGGTAATTCTTGAAGATAAAAGTGATCCGAGAGCTTTAGAAATTCTCAGAAAAATTAATGATAATTACAAGCAGAATTCTCCATTAAGCTTAGATTCTTATTCATTTAAATCGTATGAAAAAATTTCTTTAGATTTTGATGAAGACAGCATTAATGTATATAACGCATATGTTGCCAACCGAATTGATTCATTAAAAAGCCTTCCTCAGCAGCCAATGAAAGCTCAGGAAAAAAAAGACTCTCTAGAATCTGTCAATCTGATGAAACTGGTAGGTAAAAGCAAGATGTTTTTATGGGAAAGAGCATCACAAAGCCTATATTCACAAAAATACGGCGAGAAAACCAATATTTTAGATAATAAAATTGCGGGCTTAAAAGAACCTATTTATGAATTAATGGCTTTCCGTTCCAACAGGAATGTAATTCCGAAAGAAATAAAAGAAGAAAACAGAAACCTTTACCGTTTCTTCCTTACCGATTCAATAGAGATTGACGGCAGAGAAAATTATGTCATTCGTTTTCGCCAGGTCGATTACAAAGCAGCGGTAAACAAAAGAAAATTTAACGGGTATCTTTATGTAGATAAAGAAACTTATGCTTTGAAAAAAATTGAAAGCAACAGCAAAATTAAAAGTGAAGGAAGCATCACCAGTATTTGGAAACCTATTGAAAACAAATGGTTTTTGGTAAAAGAAAATTACAAAATAAAAATGGGATCGACCACTTTCGATATCGACGATACATCAGATAAAAAGAAAACTAAAGAGGAAAAAGAAGCAGACAAAAACTACAGAAAGAAATTCGGAAGTTACGCTTTTGCCACTGCAGATTATTTTGATTTTAAAACACCCATTGAAGAAAATCCGAAAGACTTTAAGGGCTACACGATTGATGTGAAAAACTCTGATGGAAAACTCATTGATCAATACCGTACAGAAAATTTAACAGATCGTGAATCAACAACTTATACTAAAATTGACAGTTTAAGCAGTAAATATAAGCTTGACCAAAAAGCAAAAGCATTGACAGGTTTATTGAAAGGAAAAATCAGACTGGGAATTGTTGATTTTGATTTAGCCAGGATTATTGGTTATAATAAATATGAGCATTTCCGTTTTGGAGCAGGTGCTAAACTAAACGAGAAATTCAATAAATATATTTCCCCCGATGCGTATTTCGCCTACGGAATTTACGATAAAGACTTTAAATATGGAGCCGGAGTTGACGTTCGTACAACATTAGAAAAGAATTCGTTTTTCAGAGTTGAATATTTTAATGATGTAATGGCAGCCGGGCGTTTCTCAGAAAACTTGTGGAATTTCAGAATGAAAATTATGAATTCGGGAGTTGCCTTAAATAATGGAGTTTTCTATGGTTATGAAGGTTTTAAAGTGAGTTATGAAAATGATATCACCAACGGATTAACTCTGAATGTTTCAGCTAAAAAAACACAGGAAGAATCTAAATTCGCCTACAATTTTAAAGGTTTAGGAAGTCAGTTTGAGATTACTTCATCAACAATTACGTTAAAATATTCTCCTAATTCGAAGAATATTATGACGCCCACTGGAAAATACACTTATGAACAAAACCTTCCGGAACTATATCTGAATTACGAACAAGGCTTTAAAACTCTAGATGGAGATTTTAATTTCAGCAGATTTGATGCACTTTTCGTGCACAACTTCAAAACAAAATTAGGAGTCACAGGAATCAGAGCTTACGGTGGAATTATCACCGGCGACGCACCGATTTGGAAAAATTTCACCATGAACGGATTAGGAAATGGCCACGGTGGACTCAATTTCAACCTGACTTCATACCTTGGTTTTGCCACAATGGAAGGTGGAAAATATTACAACGATAAATTTGTCGGCGCATACTTAACGCACAGATTGCCTTGGTATTTTAAAAGCTTCGGCAAGAACGTTTCAAGCTTTGATTTTATCTACAGAGGAACAATCGGTGATATGAAAAATAAGGAGTTCCATCAATTTGAGTTTCAAAAATTGGATCATTTGTATACTGAATTAGGCTTAGAATGGAATAATTTCCTATCCTCACAATTTAATTTAGGATTTTTCTACAGGGTCGGACATTACAACACCCCAAAATTTAAAGATAACTTTGCCATTCAATTTAAACTGAAATTATTAGGATTTTAA
- the folP gene encoding dihydropteroate synthase: MENHSSFINNHSLNCNGRLVDLSSPKIMGILNLTPDSFSDGGKFNNEKSALQHAEKILKDGGEIIDIGPQSTRPNAEFLSSDEEIRRIGTVISEIKKEFPEVLISLDTFYAATVRFGFNEGIDLVNDISGGQFDEKMFDVVAETKLPYILMHVNPFYETMHEKVNFDDITLNINQYFTKKTNELLQKGVKDIILDPGFGFGKTVEDQMKMINEVEFLGFGKYPLLIGISRKSFIYKPLGKSPLEINEETQKLHLKVLEQGAKILRVHDVSEAKKTVDEFLNN; encoded by the coding sequence ATGGAAAATCATTCATCATTCATCAATAATCATTCATTAAATTGCAACGGAAGGCTAGTCGATTTAAGTTCGCCAAAAATCATGGGAATTCTAAATCTTACACCTGATTCTTTTTCTGACGGCGGAAAATTTAATAATGAAAAATCAGCATTGCAACACGCTGAAAAAATATTGAAAGATGGAGGTGAAATTATTGATATTGGTCCCCAATCTACAAGACCGAATGCTGAATTTTTGAGTAGTGATGAGGAGATCAGAAGGATCGGAACTGTAATTTCAGAAATCAAAAAAGAGTTTCCGGAAGTGTTAATTTCTCTGGATACTTTTTATGCTGCAACCGTGAGATTTGGTTTTAACGAAGGAATTGATCTGGTGAATGATATTTCTGGGGGACAATTTGATGAGAAAATGTTTGATGTAGTTGCTGAAACCAAACTACCCTATATTTTAATGCACGTCAATCCTTTTTATGAAACAATGCATGAAAAAGTAAATTTTGATGATATTACTTTGAATATCAATCAATATTTTACAAAAAAAACAAACGAACTATTACAAAAAGGAGTTAAAGATATTATTTTGGATCCCGGTTTCGGTTTCGGAAAAACGGTTGAAGATCAAATGAAAATGATTAATGAAGTAGAGTTCTTAGGTTTTGGGAAATATCCTTTATTAATAGGGATTTCAAGAAAGTCTTTTATTTATAAACCTTTGGGGAAATCGCCTTTAGAAATCAACGAAGAAACTCAAAAGTTGCATTTAAAAGTTTTAGAACAAGGAGCAAAAATTCTTCGTGTGCATGATGTAAGTGAAGCTAAAAAAACAGTTGATGAGTTTTTAAATAATTAA
- a CDS encoding DUF1599 domain-containing protein, whose amino-acid sequence MSKTSEQFGKIINECRDLFSKKMHDYGAAWRVLRPSSITDQIYIKVNRIRTLQMTDVKMIDESEEGEFIAIVNYSIIGLIQLEKGLSNDFNENPEEILNLYDKYSAEAQALMEKKNHDYGEAWRDLRISSITDLIYQKVLRTKQIEDNQGKTLVSEGLDANYFDMLNYAVFCLIKFSEQTIPNDPKN is encoded by the coding sequence ATGTCAAAAACTTCAGAACAGTTCGGTAAAATCATCAATGAGTGTCGTGATCTTTTCAGTAAAAAAATGCACGATTATGGCGCAGCGTGGAGAGTTTTACGCCCAAGTTCAATTACGGATCAGATTTACATTAAAGTCAACAGAATCCGTACGTTACAGATGACCGATGTAAAGATGATTGACGAAAGCGAGGAAGGAGAATTTATCGCTATCGTTAATTATTCGATTATCGGATTGATTCAGCTGGAAAAAGGTCTTTCGAATGATTTTAATGAAAATCCTGAAGAAATTTTAAATCTTTACGATAAATATTCTGCTGAAGCACAAGCTTTAATGGAAAAGAAAAATCATGATTACGGTGAAGCCTGGAGAGATCTGAGAATTTCTTCCATCACCGATTTAATTTACCAAAAAGTATTGAGAACCAAACAGATTGAAGACAACCAGGGAAAAACTTTGGTTTCTGAAGGCTTGGATGCCAATTATTTTGACATGCTGAATTACGCAGTTTTCTGTCTGATCAAATTTTCTGAACAAACAATTCCAAACGACCCAAAAAACTAA
- a CDS encoding BT_3928 family protein yields MIKGLLRFIIAVIFIASGFVKAVDLVGFSFKMEEYFSPSVFNMPFLEKFALLFSIIVVVLELFLGFLLLLKLKLKFTLSALIALCIFFGFLTFYSAYFNVVTDCGCFGDAIKFTPWESFVKDVVLLVGLIILFVLYRKEFKKKDAYSDNNKPENNKFKSVAFGAFCGIMIVIMTIGIVNEPIIDFRDYKIGTDLKAEKAKILKNPFEYKTFYSMKNTKTGEVLKVNSDDYVNQTKYWEEGSPWKIEEGKNESKLVKEGYKSEIVKFKIEDPTGIDLTDEVINAPKAILVFAYHPKEVSPELIKNVEAKVNAQKGAVIYGVSTDQNTFKTIKNAMMDGTAIKTIARSNPFVLVLEKGKIVDKKPAKYYVD; encoded by the coding sequence ATGATCAAAGGTTTATTACGTTTCATTATCGCTGTTATTTTCATCGCTTCAGGTTTTGTAAAAGCTGTAGACTTAGTAGGTTTTTCCTTTAAAATGGAGGAATATTTTTCGCCATCGGTCTTTAATATGCCATTTTTGGAGAAATTTGCCCTGCTTTTTTCAATTATCGTGGTAGTTCTTGAATTATTCTTAGGCTTTTTATTATTACTAAAATTAAAACTGAAATTCACACTTTCTGCGCTGATTGCACTTTGTATTTTCTTCGGATTTCTAACGTTTTATTCAGCATACTTTAATGTAGTAACCGATTGCGGATGTTTTGGTGATGCGATTAAATTTACACCTTGGGAAAGCTTTGTGAAAGACGTTGTACTTTTGGTTGGGCTGATTATTCTTTTTGTTTTATATAGAAAAGAATTCAAGAAAAAAGATGCTTACTCAGATAATAATAAACCTGAAAACAATAAATTTAAATCGGTTGCTTTTGGAGCATTCTGCGGAATTATGATTGTTATTATGACCATTGGAATTGTTAACGAACCAATTATTGATTTCCGTGATTATAAAATAGGAACGGATTTGAAAGCTGAAAAAGCTAAAATCCTAAAAAATCCTTTTGAATACAAGACTTTTTATTCAATGAAAAATACTAAAACCGGTGAAGTTTTAAAGGTAAATTCGGACGATTATGTAAACCAGACAAAATATTGGGAAGAAGGTTCACCCTGGAAAATTGAAGAAGGTAAAAACGAATCTAAACTCGTTAAAGAAGGTTATAAATCTGAAATTGTAAAATTCAAAATTGAAGACCCTACCGGAATTGATTTAACCGATGAAGTTATCAATGCTCCGAAAGCAATTTTAGTTTTTGCTTATCATCCGAAAGAAGTTTCTCCGGAATTAATTAAAAACGTAGAAGCAAAAGTAAATGCTCAGAAAGGAGCTGTAATTTACGGTGTTTCTACCGATCAAAATACTTTTAAAACCATTAAAAATGCAATGATGGACGGTACAGCCATCAAAACCATTGCAAGAAGCAATCCTTTTGTACTGGTTTTAGAAAAAGGAAAAATTGTTGACAAAAAACCTGCGAAATATTATGTTGACTAG
- a CDS encoding TerB family tellurite resistance protein, with the protein MHKSNKSIAGYHLLMILSSVDGEFAPEEGMLVQQYLADEFPFKMNLDNELETIALLKPEEWKDHFEFHGCCFLDDSTEEERLNFIKFAKTLIKADDKVTDEEHTFYVLLKNLWNLK; encoded by the coding sequence ATGCATAAATCAAATAAATCTATTGCCGGTTATCACTTATTAATGATCCTTTCGTCTGTTGACGGAGAATTTGCTCCGGAAGAAGGAATGTTGGTACAGCAATATCTGGCTGACGAATTTCCATTTAAAATGAATTTAGATAACGAATTGGAAACTATCGCATTGCTTAAGCCTGAAGAATGGAAAGATCATTTTGAATTTCACGGATGTTGTTTTTTAGATGATTCTACGGAAGAAGAACGTTTAAATTTCATCAAGTTTGCGAAAACTCTTATTAAAGCTGATGATAAAGTGACAGACGAAGAACATACTTTCTACGTTCTTTTGAAAAATCTTTGGAATCTGAAGTAA
- a CDS encoding S9 family peptidase has translation MKKICLSLLIMSMSTAPFQSQIFPDLKAPVADKKQHLRNIHGDKVNDPYYWMIDFFKKGRDSTQVVEYLTAENSYWESMMKDTEPFREKLFQEMKARIKEKDESVPVFRKGYYYYTRTETGKQYFKYCRKKGNLSAPEEIILDVDQLAEGHAYYSASGFSVSPDNSKMIYGVDDVSRRQYKLFLKDLTTGKTTDLGIKNTTGSATWANDNKTIFYTGKNPETLLTEKIFRHSLGTDPSKDVLVYEEKDKTNYIGVGKSKNEKIIMIVSSATTSSETRYINADEPNATFKVFQPRMKDVLYDVTPLEDKFLITTNKDALNFKVMETPLDKTGVESWKDFMPHRKDVLMEGISEFKNYLVFSERQNGLSQLVILDRRTNKREFLKFDEPTYTVYPSGNPEYNTDYFRFGYTSMITPSSQYEQNLQTGKRTLLKQQEILGGYNKANYVTERLFATAKDGTKIPISIVYKKGYKKDGKNPLLLYAYGSYGNSMNATFSSTRLSLLDRGFAFAIAHIRGGQEMGRQWYEDGKMMKKKNTFTDFIDVGEYLVKEKYTSPKHLYAQGGSAGGLLMGAVVNMKPELWNGAIAQVPFVDVINTMLDESIPLTTNEYDEWGNPNNKEAYNYMKSYSPYENIERKNYPNLLVTTGLHDSQVQYFEPAKWVAKLRDLKTDKNVLFLKTDMEYGHGGASGRFDYLKDIALEYAFMFKLEGISK, from the coding sequence ATGAAAAAAATTTGCTTATCCCTATTAATAATGAGTATGAGTACAGCCCCATTTCAGTCTCAGATATTTCCTGATTTAAAAGCTCCGGTTGCTGACAAAAAACAGCATTTGAGAAATATTCATGGTGATAAGGTGAACGATCCTTATTACTGGATGATTGATTTTTTCAAAAAAGGAAGAGATTCTACGCAGGTTGTAGAATATTTAACCGCTGAAAACTCTTACTGGGAAAGCATGATGAAAGATACAGAACCTTTCAGAGAAAAGCTTTTTCAGGAAATGAAGGCAAGAATCAAGGAAAAGGATGAATCTGTACCTGTTTTCAGAAAAGGTTATTACTATTACACCCGAACTGAAACCGGAAAACAATACTTCAAATATTGCAGAAAAAAAGGAAACCTAAGTGCTCCTGAAGAAATCATTCTGGATGTAGATCAACTTGCGGAAGGTCATGCTTATTATTCTGCATCAGGTTTCAGCGTCAGTCCTGATAATTCTAAAATGATTTACGGAGTTGATGATGTTTCAAGAAGACAGTATAAATTATTTTTAAAAGACCTTACTACCGGAAAAACGACCGATTTAGGAATTAAAAATACAACAGGTTCTGCAACCTGGGCAAATGACAACAAAACCATTTTCTACACCGGAAAAAATCCTGAAACGCTTTTAACGGAGAAAATTTTCAGACATTCTTTAGGAACTGACCCCTCAAAAGATGTGTTGGTATACGAAGAAAAAGACAAAACCAATTATATTGGCGTAGGAAAATCGAAGAACGAAAAAATCATCATGATTGTTTCTTCGGCAACAACTTCTTCAGAAACAAGATACATCAATGCAGATGAACCGAATGCAACGTTCAAGGTTTTCCAACCAAGAATGAAAGATGTTTTGTATGATGTAACTCCTTTAGAAGACAAGTTTTTGATCACAACCAATAAAGACGCCCTCAATTTCAAAGTGATGGAAACTCCTTTGGATAAGACAGGCGTTGAAAGCTGGAAAGATTTCATGCCACACAGAAAAGATGTTTTGATGGAAGGAATCAGTGAATTTAAAAACTATCTGGTTTTCAGTGAAAGACAAAACGGACTTTCGCAACTGGTTATTTTGGACAGAAGAACCAATAAACGGGAATTCTTAAAATTTGATGAACCAACTTACACGGTTTATCCATCAGGAAACCCTGAATATAATACAGATTATTTCAGATTCGGATATACTTCGATGATTACTCCAAGTTCACAGTACGAGCAAAATTTACAAACAGGAAAAAGAACTTTACTGAAGCAGCAGGAAATTTTAGGCGGTTATAATAAAGCTAATTATGTTACCGAAAGACTTTTTGCCACTGCAAAAGACGGTACAAAAATTCCGATTTCCATCGTTTATAAAAAAGGATATAAGAAAGACGGCAAAAACCCACTTCTACTCTACGCTTACGGATCGTACGGAAACTCAATGAATGCGACATTCAGCAGTACAAGACTGAGTCTTTTAGACCGAGGCTTTGCTTTTGCGATTGCACATATTCGTGGTGGACAAGAAATGGGAAGACAATGGTATGAAGACGGAAAAATGATGAAAAAGAAAAACACATTTACCGATTTTATCGATGTTGGAGAATATTTAGTTAAAGAAAAATACACTTCACCAAAACATTTGTACGCTCAAGGAGGAAGTGCAGGTGGACTTTTAATGGGAGCTGTTGTCAACATGAAACCAGAACTTTGGAATGGAGCCATTGCACAGGTTCCTTTTGTAGATGTTATTAATACCATGTTGGATGAAAGTATTCCTTTGACAACGAATGAATACGATGAATGGGGAAATCCTAACAACAAAGAAGCGTATAATTATATGAAATCTTATTCTCCGTACGAAAATATTGAGAGAAAAAACTATCCGAACCTCCTTGTTACAACAGGATTGCATGATTCTCAGGTACAATATTTTGAACCTGCAAAATGGGTAGCAAAATTAAGAGATTTAAAAACAGACAAAAATGTTTTATTCCTAAAAACCGATATGGAATACGGTCACGGTGGTGCTTCAGGAAGATTTGATTACCTGAAAGATATTGCTTTGGAATATGCATTTATGTTTAAACTGGAGGGAATTAGTAAATAA
- the tpiA gene encoding triose-phosphate isomerase has product MRRKIVAGNWKMNKNVIHAQQLMIQLLSYKNNNTTNCEVWIAPPSLYLMMAKDIFEKNEIGVFSQDMSEYESGAYTGELSADMLESIDATGSLIGHSERRQYHGENDESCNKKVKLALDKGLIPVYCNGETLEQRKAGQHLDVVKAQTETALFTLSAEEIKKVVIAYEPVWAIGTGETATPEQAQEIHAHIRGIIAEKYGQEVADEISILYGGSVKPDNAREIFSQPDIDGGLIGGAALKLEDFSKIIEGFN; this is encoded by the coding sequence ATGAGAAGAAAAATAGTTGCAGGAAACTGGAAAATGAACAAAAACGTCATTCATGCTCAACAATTAATGATTCAATTACTAAGCTATAAAAACAACAATACAACCAACTGTGAAGTTTGGATCGCACCGCCTTCTTTGTATCTAATGATGGCAAAAGATATCTTCGAAAAAAACGAAATCGGAGTTTTTTCTCAAGATATGAGCGAATATGAAAGCGGAGCTTACACAGGTGAACTTTCTGCAGATATGTTGGAATCCATAGATGCAACAGGTTCTTTGATCGGTCACTCTGAAAGAAGACAATATCACGGTGAGAACGACGAAAGCTGCAATAAAAAAGTAAAACTGGCTTTAGATAAAGGTTTAATTCCTGTTTACTGTAATGGTGAAACTTTAGAGCAAAGAAAAGCTGGACAGCATCTTGATGTTGTAAAAGCACAAACTGAAACTGCTCTTTTCACCCTTTCTGCAGAGGAAATCAAAAAAGTAGTGATCGCTTACGAACCAGTTTGGGCAATCGGAACAGGTGAAACTGCTACACCAGAACAGGCACAGGAAATTCATGCTCACATCAGAGGAATTATCGCAGAAAAATATGGACAGGAAGTTGCAGACGAAATCTCTATTCTATACGGAGGTTCTGTAAAGCCAGATAATGCGAGAGAAATTTTCTCTCAACCTGATATCGACGGCGGTCTTATCGGTGGAGCTGCATTGAAACTTGAAGATTTCTCAAAGATCATTGAAGGTTTTAATTAA
- a CDS encoding YncE family protein, giving the protein MKKIYFLILAFVFSFAIAQTEGVLVLNEGGAGSNNAEISLINNQSALTNNYFKLKNNNATLGDTAQDIKIFGDKIFVVLNISNQIKVINKSDFTLITTISTNLNNPRYIAFNGNKAYVTNWGSGSSTTDDYVAVFNLNNYTHETNIPVGNGPEKIFSKNNKLYVLLKGGYGLNHFMDVINTTTNTVESQVNVGDSPNSIFEKDNLLYIMSSGDPYLPTSFGTLTVYNTTSQTTVSSTTFPVGVKPSYMDTDGTNIYYMNEASIYKTPIASPSINTSPIAVTPITVNSYGTAYGFNVVNNKIYAADPSGYVAAGKIYAYDLQGALLNTFTVTSLPNQIIAYNNASLSTIESTKTSKLIVYPNPTSDRFFVQGLNSGNIQVYDVNGRIVINEKYNEKGINVSALSKGVYVVKITDKNINFNEKLIIK; this is encoded by the coding sequence ATGAAGAAAATCTATTTTCTTATTCTTGCATTTGTATTTTCATTTGCAATTGCTCAAACTGAAGGAGTTTTAGTACTCAACGAAGGCGGCGCCGGAAGCAATAATGCTGAAATTTCGTTGATCAATAATCAATCGGCACTTACCAACAATTATTTTAAACTTAAAAACAATAATGCAACATTGGGTGATACCGCTCAAGACATTAAAATTTTTGGCGATAAGATTTTTGTAGTTTTAAATATTTCAAACCAAATTAAAGTCATTAATAAATCTGATTTCACTTTAATTACAACAATTTCTACCAATCTTAACAATCCAAGATATATTGCTTTTAATGGGAACAAAGCTTATGTAACCAATTGGGGAAGCGGCAGTAGCACTACTGATGATTATGTAGCAGTGTTTAATCTTAACAATTATACTCACGAAACCAATATTCCTGTAGGAAATGGTCCTGAAAAAATCTTCAGCAAAAACAATAAACTCTATGTTTTATTGAAAGGAGGTTACGGATTGAACCATTTTATGGATGTCATCAACACTACAACCAATACTGTAGAATCGCAGGTAAATGTAGGAGATTCACCCAACAGTATTTTTGAAAAAGACAATTTACTGTACATTATGAGTTCGGGAGATCCTTACCTTCCAACTTCTTTCGGAACATTGACGGTTTATAATACAACAAGTCAGACTACGGTTTCGAGCACTACATTTCCGGTAGGGGTAAAACCATCTTATATGGATACCGACGGAACGAATATTTATTACATGAATGAAGCTTCAATCTACAAAACACCAATTGCTTCACCGTCAATTAACACCTCTCCAATTGCAGTTACACCCATTACCGTAAACAGTTATGGAACTGCATACGGATTCAATGTTGTTAATAATAAGATCTATGCAGCTGACCCTTCAGGATATGTTGCGGCGGGAAAAATTTATGCTTACGATCTGCAAGGTGCTTTATTGAATACTTTTACGGTAACTTCTTTACCAAATCAAATCATTGCTTACAATAATGCATCTCTTTCTACTATTGAAAGCACAAAAACATCAAAATTAATTGTATATCCAAATCCTACAAGTGACAGATTCTTTGTACAAGGCTTAAATTCTGGAAATATTCAGGTTTATGATGTAAACGGAAGAATCGTTATCAATGAAAAATACAATGAAAAAGGAATTAATGTAAGCGCATTATCTAAAGGCGTTTATGTCGTAAAAATCACTGATAAGAATATCAACTTCAACGAAAAGTTAATTATTAAGTAA
- a CDS encoding T9SS type A sorting domain-containing protein: protein MKKASSFLFTFIVALYMSQFTANDVKFFVGTGSETAYFVADFKDGTDDRSYVWGVKFNPGQNITGPQMLQMIKTAEPAFDYGTSFGGGFLDKVQFNDHSAQSVPDYWSLWAGDNTNGWSMAGWMNSGTISNGEWYGASYGFSNPTAEAPATAIPAYSSLWYNSSQIINWIGTGTNKSLVVVDFGTDNSNGNANSFVFGIQYNGTITAEQALQLIDAQSSTFSYTSTANQVSSLSLNSFSGTASGTNTWKLYKGTNLSNWKTNTNLSTITLNNNDWFGLSFGTRRPFTPTEANVNLSVSDAAKQSFKIYPNPASDFVIIETQDNIKDINIYSVSGQKVLNTQNRKINIQSLKSGVYLIEIKTDKSITTHKIIKK from the coding sequence ATGAAAAAGGCATCAAGTTTTCTATTTACTTTCATCGTTGCGCTGTATATGTCACAATTTACAGCCAACGATGTAAAGTTTTTTGTAGGTACAGGTTCAGAAACGGCATATTTTGTTGCCGATTTTAAAGACGGTACCGATGACAGATCATATGTTTGGGGGGTAAAATTCAATCCCGGGCAAAATATTACCGGCCCGCAAATGCTTCAGATGATAAAAACTGCAGAACCTGCATTTGATTACGGAACAAGTTTCGGAGGAGGATTTTTAGATAAAGTTCAATTTAATGACCATTCTGCACAGTCCGTACCCGATTATTGGAGTTTATGGGCAGGTGATAACACCAATGGTTGGTCTATGGCAGGATGGATGAACAGCGGAACCATCTCAAACGGAGAATGGTATGGCGCAAGTTACGGTTTTAGCAATCCTACAGCTGAAGCTCCTGCAACAGCGATTCCTGCTTATAGTTCATTATGGTATAATTCTTCGCAAATCATCAATTGGATCGGAACGGGAACCAATAAAAGTTTAGTGGTTGTAGATTTTGGAACCGATAATTCTAACGGAAACGCCAATTCTTTTGTTTTTGGAATTCAGTATAACGGAACCATTACTGCGGAACAAGCTTTACAGTTAATTGATGCACAATCAAGCACATTTAGTTATACTTCTACAGCGAATCAGGTTTCATCTTTATCATTAAATTCTTTCTCAGGAACAGCAAGCGGAACAAATACTTGGAAGTTATACAAAGGAACCAATTTGTCAAACTGGAAAACGAATACTAATCTTTCAACAATCACTTTAAATAATAACGATTGGTTTGGATTAAGTTTCGGAACAAGAAGACCTTTTACTCCAACAGAAGCCAATGTTAATTTAAGTGTTTCTGATGCTGCAAAACAAAGCTTTAAAATTTATCCAAATCCTGCGAGTGATTTCGTGATCATTGAAACTCAGGATAACATTAAAGACATCAACATCTACTCTGTTTCAGGACAAAAAGTTTTGAATACTCAGAATAGGAAAATCAATATTCAAAGTTTGAAATCGGGAGTTTATTTGATTGAAATTAAAACAGACAAATCAATAACGACTCATAAGATTATCAAAAAATAA